From the Cololabis saira isolate AMF1-May2022 chromosome 13, fColSai1.1, whole genome shotgun sequence genome, the window AAGTAACTTAAAACAGAAGACAATGAATCCCAGAGCGATGGTGGCGAGGAATGAATTACCAGACATTTGGATTGGAGATAATAATATGATAAGCTTTAAGAAGAAGCTCAAGTAATTTCTGTTCACTCAAAGAGAATAAAATACACCGTTGAGAAGTGAGctattgatttgatttttcttatcttttttgaGAGTGTGATGAGAAATTGTAATTCCTGAGTTTAAACACAGGGAATGTAGAGTCATAATgccattgtgctgattacaatgTAGTTATTTTTGTACTTTGAGCAGGTTTCCTAGTGTCTGTTGTCTCTGAGTTGTGAGCATTATGTtcatgtattttaattaatgataatgttgtagttaagctgatgattctgatgacaccccagagaaactgctgtaaaaggtcagcagctaacggggatccaacaaaacaaccaaacaaacagttcTAACGGTCCACAGTTGAcaacttggtggattctgacctgagagactccaggtgacagtgtggactctccagtccaggacacagcttctccagtccagaatcctgcaggtcgttgttactcaggtccagttctgtcagactggaggactgagagctgagaactgaggacagatctgcacagatgttctctgagaggttacaaccactcaacctgcagaggagataaaagtgaaataatcatgtaatttaaacattgattatttaattcGACGAATGAATGAATACTGATCAATTCAACTATTAATCAATAAGTGTTGCTGCACTACAGTCTTGATCGAAGCTGCATTTCTCTTCTCTGCATGTAAAGTTTCCTGAGATGAATCATTGAGGAGAACTGGTCCCACATGAACCTGAACTTAGTTGATCAGCGAATTGGTTTCCTCCAAGAACACCACATGTGATTATAACtaaaacagatgtgtccgtgttcgtccttacacagctttcttggaggctttgaccaccggcagcagcctccgtagaacttcctctgaagctgagtatttctgcaggtcaaacacctccagatcttcttctgatgacagtaagatgaagctcagagccgaccactgagcaggagacagtttacCTGTGGAGAGAAGTCCTGACCTCAGGGAccgttggacctcctccaccagagaccgatcgttcagttcattcagacagtggaacaggttgatgcttctctctgcagacagattctcactgatcttctccttgatgtattcaactgtttcctgattgttctgtgatcttctttgttttggttccaacagacctcgtaggagagtctgattggtctccagtgaaagacccaggaggaagcggaggaacaagtccaggtgtccgtttggactctgtaaggccttgtccacagcactctGATAGAGCTCAGTCACGGCTCTTGTTTTAAACCACCTGGAGGTGTTTatttgttcctccagcaggttgactccagagctgatgaaggtctgatggacatgaagagcagccagaaactcctgaacactcagatggatgaagcagaagacctggtcctggtacaggctgctctcctctctaaagatctgggtgaacactcctgaatacactgaagcctctgtgacatcgatgccacactccctcaggtctggttcatagaagatcaggtttcctttctgcagctgctcaaaagccagttttcccagagacttgatcatcttcctgctctctggactccagtgtggatccgtctcagttcctccgtcatacttgaccttcttcagtttggcctggaacaccaggaagtggatgtacatctcagtcagggtcttgggcagccccCCTCCCTGTCTGGTCTCcaggactttctccaggaccgtagcagtgatccagcagaagactgggatgtggcacatgatgtggaggctccgtgatgtcttgatgtgggagatgatcctcctggtctgctcctcttctctgaacctcttcctgaagtattcctccttctgtgggttagtgaaccctctgacctctgtcaccatggagacacactcaggagggatctgactggctgctgcgggtcgtgtggtgatccagagacgagcagaaggaagcaggttccccctgatgaggtttgtcagcagcacatccactgaggtggactctgtaacatcagtcacgacctcattgttgtggaagtccagaggaagtcgactctcatccagaccgtcaaagatgaacacgacctggaactcttcaaagatgcagatttctctggtttcagtgaagaagtgatgaacaagttccaccaagctgaactttctctctctcagcacattcagctctctgaaggtgaatggaagcaggaagtggatgtcctggttggttctgccttcagcccagtccatagtgaacttctgtgttaggactgttttcccgatgccggccactcccttcatcatcactgttctgattggttgatctcttccaggtgggagtttaaagatgtcttcctgtctgatggttgtttctgctctgtctggtttcctggaagccgcttcaatctgtctgacttcatgttcatcgttgacgtctccagtccctccctctgtgatgtagagctctgtgtagatctgcttcagaagggttgggtttcctgctttaacaatcccctcaaacacacactggcacttcttcttcagcttagaCTTCAGACGCTTTTTACAAACTGCAGCAGAAATATCTGAAAACacgtggaaaaaaaacaattagtgTTTTATAAAGTTCAACTTAATTCTCCTAAAGAATCAGGATGTGAACCGACACTGATCGACTCAAACGTTACGATGAGCTGTGCAATATTGAGTAGAATCACTTTTACcaccaaaacacctctgaacATTCAGGACGTGGAAGTGACAAGAAGATCTGGGGGTCCTGGAGTTTCTAGTACCAGGATGTTAGCAGTACAGCTCTGATGGGTTGTGGGTTTGTGGGTTGATGTGTTCTTGTTATTATTGTGGTGTCTGTGAAGTGGATTTTCCAGGTTTAGGATTGGAAAACACCAGAAGATGATCTGTTGAAATAATCTGTAGAACCATCAAGACAatctggagttcagcaggattcctGGAAGAGGAAAACCAGGACTAAAATCTTCCAGTTATCTTGTGGTGTTGGTTGGTTAAACATGTTTATTGAGGTCCACTGCTGTCCTGTACAGGGAGGGTGCTACTGTAGGGGGGTGCTGGGACCATGTGGGGGCGACTGGTCTGCAGAAATGTTTAGCTTGGTGTCAACGTCAAAATAACCTTCATGTGGATCAAGAATGCAGATCTGATTCCAGCAGAACATTGTTGGAACAAGTTGAGCAGAGTTCCTCCCTCCATCTTTCAGTGGTTTTAATGTTGTGAtggctgatctgtgaatgttgttCATCTCCTGAGGCATTCTGGGTCATTTACCCAGCAGCTTAAATGCTCATAGAAATCCTCTTACTTCTCTGCAGACGCTCAGCCAGAtcctcctgcttcattctcctcaggaagttcactgtgatcttcacaaacgcctctctgctgttcctctgctcttcatcctcaccctGCAACAGATGCTCTAGGCATTCTGGGCAATCCTGACTCAGAAccctctggatcttcttcagctcgttcttcacaaacatgacaatgttgtcctccagcagctggaacagaagaccacacgaaggacacaatcagactgaaaccacggagacaaacatcagacccgtgttggacagactgacagtccactggtctccagagaccagcatggagacaaacatcaggtccatgatggacagactgacagtccactggtctccagagaccagcatggagacaaacatcaggtccatgatggacagactgacagtccactggtctccagggaccagcatggagacaaacatcaggtccatgatggacagactgacagtccctTGGTCTACAAacaccagcatggagacaaacaccaACAGAACAGAAGGAGAAGCAGTcgttgttcatgtacagaccagaaatatggagtccagctgggtctgatgctgctggacagacggaccactggggaactctgagatctgctggtccactctgtggaggaaccaggaagaattagctcacatcatgtctgtcctcacagagacaaacaccagctgaaggtccatggagtcctgtttggatgaggacagtccaccagaggactggtggtggtgaaggtttactagtcctgctgatccactGAGAACCTACATGTGACCTCTGTGAAAAGTTACAACAAGATCAGGAACATGGACAACTGATGGAGACATGAAGCAgctgaggaactctggatcatcatcaggatcagtaagaggaactctggatcatcatcaggatcagtaagaggaactctggatcatcatcaggatcagtaagaggaactctggacgatcatcagtaagaggaactctggaccatcatcaggatcagttagaggaactctggatcatcatcaggatcagtaagaggaactctggatcatcaccaggatcagtaagaggaactctggatcatcatcaggatcagtaagaggaactctggatcatcatcaggatcagtcctcTGGAAGGTAAATCCTCCAGATGTGTCGACCAGAGGAAAAAGCTCCTGACAGGAGATGAAGATCTatgaggaggaagctcagatctccatcaggtgatggaggaccacaggggTCCAGGACTACATGATCTACTGAGGGAGAAACATGGGGACATTTCCTAACATGAGtactgatttaaatacattgaatgtgtttaaatacatctcacctctctgaagaagaAAGTTGGTCTCCTTTGAAGCCAATTAATCTATCATTTGACTTGTCGCTCTTCAAGGACCAACAGCTGGGTTCATGTTCAAGAGAGTCTCTTTTCTGATGGATCCTGATAGAAGACaagtttaaaatgtaaatattcttttatatgaaaaataagTTATACAAATAGAAATATTCAGtctatttaaaaagtattaaacataaatcattggCAGTGTTTGGATTCACTCACCTCTTTACAGCAGAACCTTGGTCTCCTTTGAAGGTAATATCCAAGTCTTTTGACtggtcgctcttcaaggacacacagctgggtccaggtccgggtccaggtccaggtccaggtccaggtccaggtccaggttgattcctgtaataatgatgtttggtgagtcttgagctctgacatgcagaagagtcagGTACAGTTAGAGATtctcatctcacctctgagctttgctccgactctcctgttccccacacagagaggttttagagggagggactccctcctctccgtcctcacactggtccattctgctgaattcacgtccacatcagctcacacacacactttcatctgcagaggaaacacacatcactggtgttgtacagagatcagctgatcctgctGGAAGTCACTGATACAGCCGTATTCACTGATCCGAGCTGCTgtgaagctgttttttttctcagttgctCCCTTTTTTAAACATGCACAACATTGTAGAACcttttcagtctggttttagaGCCTTCACAGGACCAAAACACCCTTACTTACGGTGACTAATGGTCTGCTGCACACTTTAGATCCAGGGGAAAATGCAACCCTGATCTTATTAGTTCTTAGTGCTGCCTTCAACACTGTGGATCATAACATTCCTCTCACTCACCTTGAACAGTGGGTCGGCATTAACGGACAGCCCTGGACTGGTTCAATTCCTATCTTAAACATAGGACATTATCTGTGTCCATTGACTGGTTCTCCTCATCTATTGCCTCTGCCTCCTATGGGGCCCCTCAGGGGTCCATACTAGGCCCATTGCTCTTCTGCCTCTACATGCTTCCCCTTGGTGACATCATCAGAAAATACAATATCTCTTTTCATTTACATGCAGATGACTCTCAACTGTACCTCCCACTAAAATCCATTAACTCTGTACAGTCTCTCCTGGACTGTTTGCAGATATCAAAGTCTGGATGTCAAACATTTATCTCCATGTAAACTAGCTCACCTCACCACGCATGTTAAATCCCACACCAGAAACCTGGGGGTTATACTGGATTCAGGGCTCAGTTTTGATAAACGGATAAGCTCTGGtgttaaaaacagtttttatcagctacgtAACATCTCCCACCTTAAATCGTTTTGAACCTATAATGACTTGGAAAAAGTAATCTGCGCATTCATTACGTCTCACTTTGATTACTGCAATTGCCTCCACCGTGGCCTCCCCAAGTCTTTATTAACACGCCTGCAGTTGGCCCACAATGCTGCAGCAAGACTGCTGACTGGTACAAGGAACCGTGGACATGTCACCCCTGTCTTGGCTTCCCGCGCGTCCTATAAACAGTACTGGtatatactataataataataataataataataataataagaagaagaagaagaagaagaagaagaagaagaagaagaagaagaagaagaagaagaagaagaagaagaagaagaagaagaagaagaagaagaagattttttttttgatttttacaaacacactttatttacagtttCAAAGGATACAGTTCACATCACATGTCATAAAGTGCTGAAGTGCCTAAACAAAACAGAAtacccaataaataaataaatggctaCGTCAGCATTTCAGTCTTGAAGAAAAAGTGCAAAGTGCAGTTCATCATTTAAAACATTACACAGGACATTGTTATAACACCAGAGGTTCTTAAAACAATCCAAATCATTCATCAgtttataaaaattgaattccaGTCTTAGTCTGCATCTGGTGTTGCAGCGCCACACTGAGGTGGCCTCCTGAACTGCTCTGTCCTCTATTCTGTTTTTTCTGGATATATAGATCGCCATCTTGGCTTCACCAGAAATAAAATTTAGCAGCTGCCACTTTCTTTGACTTCTCTTCCTGTATTCTGCACCATAAATAAAATTTGTGTTGCAAAAAGTCTcattaaaaagactaaaaacagTGGTTAAAAGAGTGAAGAGCTGTGAAAGTCTCTTACACTcactaaaaacatggaaaaccgTCTCGCGAAGGTGACAGAAAGGGCACTGGTTTGACACAGCAGGATTAATGACAGAGATGAAGGCATTGGTGGCGATGGCTCCGTGTAAAATCCTCCACTGGAGGTCGGCTGTTCTCTTCTTGAGGGGAGGTTTGTATAAAACTCTCCACTGCGGACTCTCTCCATCTCCTCCCAGCTTGTCAGTCCATACAGTGGACGCCCTGTCACACAGTCCCCTCTTGTTGACAGCTTTCACACAGTTTTTGTAGATGAGTtttctgtcagctgtgtgtaagCTGAGCCACTGAGTGTCCTTGAGGAGAGGTCCATCCAGCTCTCCTAGTTGGGGACTTATTAAGACCTCCGGGAATGGGTCTCTGTCATCAGGTTCAGTCCCTCCGCCGTAGTCCATGAGGAGGCTTCTCTCCCTCCCAGAGAGCCTCTGCCTCCACAGCTCCAGAATCCTCTGGGTTACCCTGGTGGACTGGATGCCCAGCAGAGAGCCCACCGCCTGAGAGTCTGACAGCGCCGGCCCCGCGGTGTCAACCAGCTGTTTCAGGACCAGGGTCTTTGTCCTGCACAGCGCTGCCGTCAGCCCAGGCACAGCTCCACTGCAGACATCCAGCCTGGCTCCATGAACTAGGGGTTCTCTCAACAACCAGAACAGAGAGTTAGAGCTTTTTCCTGAATCACATTTAAAAAGGGCCCATGATTTAAAAACACCCTGATAAAAAGGAGGTAACCCATTTAACCTTAAAAATTTTAAATCTGTTAAAAACAGAGCAGCATCCAGTCCCAAGTTACTCACACGTCTGAGTAGGCAGCCGGCCACTTCTCTCCACACCAGATCTGCCGGCCCTGACAAAAACCTCTGAATGAACTGTAGTCTGAAGGTGGCAGTTCTGCTGGCCAAGTGGATGAGGCCCTGTCCCCCCTCCTCTCTGggtaaaaacagcacccccTGTGGCACCCAGTGAAAGCCATCCCAGAAGAAGTTGACAAGCTTTGCTTGGATCTGGGCTAAAAGACCTGATGGAGGATCCATACAGGCTAAACGGTGCCAAAGCAGGGAGGCCACAAGATTGTTCAGCACAAGAACCCTGCCTCGATACGACATCTGAGGGAGCAGccatttccagttttttagtttggcttcaATTTTTTCAGTGACGCCCTCCCAGTTCCTCCGGATCGTAGCCTCGTTCCCGAGGAAGACGCCGAGGTATTTCAGGCCGTCAGTTTTCCAGGACAGACCCTGGGGAAGAACTGGGAGACCGTCACGCCAACTACCGACAGCAAGAGCTTCACTCTTGCTCCAATTCACCCTCGCTGCAGACAGGGTTTTGAAAGAAACGGTTAAATTACATAAAATGTCAATatcattttggtttttaattaaaacaataacATCATCCGCGTAAGCAGATAAAATGATGTTTTcactaaaaccaggtaaaatcaGGCCACGGATTCTTGTGCGGATCTTGCAGAGGAGGGGTTCCAGGGAGAGTGCATAGAGCATCCCAGACAGAGCGCAGCCCTGCCGGATGCCTCTATGCACCCCGAAAGGAGCACACAGACTGCCATTAAACTTCAGTACACTCTCAATGTCACTATATAACACCTGGATCTTGGCAATGAAACCAGTGCTGAACCCAAACCTCCCCATGGTTTTCCAGAGGAAGCCGTGCtcaacacggtcaaatgccttttccTGATCTAGCGAAATGAGACCAGTATTTATTCCCAATGAGCTAGAGACCTCCAAAACATCTCGAATTAGGTAGACATTGTCTACCATGGACCTGCCGGGCACACAATAGGTCTGATCCCGGTGGATGACCTGCTCCATAGCTTCTCTAAGCCTGTTGGCCAAAGCCTTGGACAGGATCTTGTAGTCAGTGCACAACAGTGACGCGGGGCGCCAGTTCCTGATGTCCTGCAGATTCCCTTTTTTTGGCAGCAGGGAAACAACAGCCCTCCGACAGGACAGTGGCAGAGAACCTGAGGTCAGACTTTCATTAAACACCTCCAGAATGTCAGGTGCCAAAACACTCCAGAAGGCTCTGTAAAATTCGACCGTGAGGCCATCGATGCCAGGAGACCGCCGTCCCTGCATACCCTGCAGAGCGGCGTGTAGCTCCTCCATCAGCAGTGGCCGGTCTAGCTGTGAGTTGGTCTCCTCAGAGACCTGAGGCAGTTCACCACAGAACCCCTCAAACAGATCATCATCCTCCACATACTCGCTGGTATAGAGGGATGAATAAAACTCAACAGCTCGCCTTCTGATCTGACCAGGCTCAGTCAGCTCCTGCCCCGTGTCAGAGAGCAGAGAGTGGATCACTTTTCTCTGTCCATGCTTCTTCTCCAGGCCAAAGAAGAAGCTAGAGGGAGCATCCATCGCTGTGATGTTCTGGACCCGGGACCGGACCAGTGCACCCTGTACCCTGGTATCTAGCAGGTTGGCTAAAGCCATTTTTTTGGACTTGAGGATTTCAATATATCCTCGATTTCCTGTGGAAGCACTCATTGTTTCCAGCTCCACAATCTCAGTCTCCAGGTCTTTCATAGATCGACAGATGTCACGTGTGACATTGAGAGTATACTGCTGACACAAAAGCTTTATCTCAGTCTTACCATGGTCCCACCACTGCCTAAGACATGTAAAATCAGATTTCCTGTGTCTAAAACCAGTCCAAAAATAACTAAAAGCCTCGCTAAAACCCTTGTCAAAtgttaaaactgaattaaaatgccAGTATGCACTCTTGGGTAAAATGTTCTTTATGGTGACATGACATAAAACCAAAGAATGATCTGTAAAACCAGCTGGCATTATTTTACACagcttaaaaacattaaaatggtgcttaaaacaataaaaacgatCAAGTCTGGCTAAGGAGATTCTATCCTCTCTCAGGTGGGACCATGTGTACTGTCTGCAGTCTGTATGCATCCTtcgccacacatccaccaggccgtggGAGTAGACCAGCTGCTTCAGAGCGTGTTGGGAGGCTGGATGAGGCTCTGCATGATTA encodes:
- the LOC133457973 gene encoding NACHT, LRR and PYD domains-containing protein 3-like isoform X1; protein product: MDQCEDGEEGVPPSKTSLCGEQESRSKAQRNQPGPGPGPGPGPGPGPGPSCVSLKSDQSKDLDITFKGDQGSAVKRIHQKRDSLEHEPSCWSLKSDKSNDRLIGFKGDQLSSSERVDQQISEFPSGPSVQQHQTQLDSIFLLLEDNIVMFVKNELKKIQRVLSQDCPECLEHLLQGEDEEQRNSREAFVKITVNFLRRMKQEDLAERLQRNISAAVCKKRLKSKLKKKCQCVFEGIVKAGNPTLLKQIYTELYITEGGTGDVNDEHEVRQIEAASRKPDRAETTIRQEDIFKLPPGRDQPIRTVMMKGVAGIGKTVLTQKFTMDWAEGRTNQDIHFLLPFTFRELNVLRERKFSLVELVHHFFTETREICIFEEFQVVFIFDGLDESRLPLDFHNNEVVTDVTESTSVDVLLTNLIRGNLLPSARLWITTRPAAASQIPPECVSMVTEVRGFTNPQKEEYFRKRFREEEQTRRIISHIKTSRSLHIMCHIPVFCWITATVLEKVLETRQGGGLPKTLTEMYIHFLVFQAKLKKVKYDGGTETDPHWSPESRKMIKSLGKLAFEQLQKGNLIFYEPDLRECGIDVTEASVYSGVFTQIFREESSLYQDQVFCFIHLSVQEFLAALHVHQTFISSGVNLLEEQINTSRWFKTRAVTELYQSAVDKALQSPNGHLDLFLRFLLGLSLETNQTLLRGLLEPKQRRSQNNQETVEYIKEKISENLSAERSINLFHCLNELNDRSLVEEVQRSLRSGLLSTGKLSPAQWSALSFILLSSEEDLEVFDLQKYSASEEVLRRLLPVVKASKKAVLSGCNLSENICADLSSVLSSQSSSLTELDLSNNDLQDSGLEKLCPGLESPHCHLESLRLIGCNLSENICADLSSVLSSQSSSLTELDLSNNHLQDSGLKNLCPGLESPHCHLESLRLRDCNLSEDICADLSSVLSSQSSSLTELDLSNNHLQDSGLKKLCPGLESPHCHLESLRLSGCNLSEDICADLSSVLSSQSSSLTELDLSNSDLQDSGLKKLCPGLESPHCHLGSLRLSGCLISEQGCASLVSALSSNPSHLRELDLSYNHPGESAGKLLSRLEDPRWRLDTLRVEPAGQRFLTPGPWKYSCQLTIDTNTVNKCIKLSDNNRNMMFVWEDQSYPDHPDRFDVYTQLLCREVLMGHCYWEVQRRGDVTVSVSYRRISRKGNSGDCVFGMNDNSWSLNCYDDGRYRVYHNKRETSSSSSSSVSDRVAVYVDVPAGTLSFYSVSSDRLILLHTFNTTFTEPLYPGFWIGSGSSVSLC
- the LOC133457973 gene encoding NACHT, LRR and PYD domains-containing protein 3-like isoform X3, which codes for MDQCEDGEEGVPPSKTSLCGEQESRSKAQRNQPGPGPGPGPGPGPGPGPSCVSLKSDQSKDLDITFKGDQGSAVKRIHQKRDSLEHEPSCWSLKSDKSNDRLIGFKGDQLSSSERVDQQISEFPSGPSVQQHQTQLDSIFLLLEDNIVMFVKNELKKIQRVLSQDCPECLEHLLQGEDEEQRNSREAFVKITVNFLRRMKQEDLAERLQRNISAAVCKKRLKSKLKKKCQCVFEGIVKAGNPTLLKQIYTELYITEGGTGDVNDEHEVRQIEAASRKPDRAETTIRQEDIFKLPPGRDQPIRTVMMKGVAGIGKTVLTQKFTMDWAEGRTNQDIHFLLPFTFRELNVLRERKFSLVELVHHFFTETREICIFEEFQVVFIFDGLDESRLPLDFHNNEVVTDVTESTSVDVLLTNLIRGNLLPSARLWITTRPAAASQIPPECVSMVTEVRGFTNPQKEEYFRKRFREEEQTRRIISHIKTSRSLHIMCHIPVFCWITATVLEKVLETRQGGGLPKTLTEMYIHFLVFQAKLKKVKYDGGTETDPHWSPESRKMIKSLGKLAFEQLQKGNLIFYEPDLRECGIDVTEASVYSGVFTQIFREESSLYQDQVFCFIHLSVQEFLAALHVHQTFISSGVNLLEEQINTSRWFKTRAVTELYQSAVDKALQSPNGHLDLFLRFLLGLSLETNQTLLRGLLEPKQRRSQNNQETVEYIKEKISENLSAERSINLFHCLNELNDRSLVEEVQRSLRSGLLSTGKLSPAQWSALSFILLSSEEDLEVFDLQKYSASEEVLRRLLPVVKASKKAVLSGCNLSENICADLSSVLSSQSSSLTELDLSNNDLQDSGLEKLCPGLESPHCHLESLRLRDCNLSEDICADLSSVLSSQSSSLTELDLSNNHLQDSGLKKLCPGLESPHCHLESLRLSGCNLSEDICADLSSVLSSQSSSLTELDLSNSDLQDSGLKKLCPGLESPHCHLGSLRLSGCLISEQGCASLVSALSSNPSHLRELDLSYNHPGESAGKLLSRLEDPRWRLDTLRVEPAGQRFLTPGPWKYSCQLTIDTNTVNKCIKLSDNNRNMMFVWEDQSYPDHPDRFDVYTQLLCREVLMGHCYWEVQRRGDVTVSVSYRRISRKGNSGDCVFGMNDNSWSLNCYDDGRYRVYHNKRETSSSSSSSVSDRVAVYVDVPAGTLSFYSVSSDRLILLHTFNTTFTEPLYPGFWIGSGSSVSLC
- the LOC133457973 gene encoding NACHT, LRR and PYD domains-containing protein 3-like isoform X2, which codes for MDQCEDGEEGVPPSKTSLCGEQESRSKAQRNQPGPGPGPGPGPGPGPGPSCVSLKSDQSKDLDITFKGDQGSAVKRIHQKRDSLEHEPSCWSLKSDKSNDRLIGFKGDQLSSSERVDQQISEFPSGPSVQQHQTQLDSIFLLLEDNIVMFVKNELKKIQRVLSQDCPECLEHLLQGEDEEQRNSREAFVKITVNFLRRMKQEDLAERLQRNISAAVCKKRLKSKLKKKCQCVFEGIVKAGNPTLLKQIYTELYITEGGTGDVNDEHEVRQIEAASRKPDRAETTIRQEDIFKLPPGRDQPIRTVMMKGVAGIGKTVLTQKFTMDWAEGRTNQDIHFLLPFTFRELNVLRERKFSLVELVHHFFTETREICIFEEFQVVFIFDGLDESRLPLDFHNNEVVTDVTESTSVDVLLTNLIRGNLLPSARLWITTRPAAASQIPPECVSMVTEVRGFTNPQKEEYFRKRFREEEQTRRIISHIKTSRSLHIMCHIPVFCWITATVLEKVLETRQGGGLPKTLTEMYIHFLVFQAKLKKVKYDGGTETDPHWSPESRKMIKSLGKLAFEQLQKGNLIFYEPDLRECGIDVTEASVYSGVFTQIFREESSLYQDQVFCFIHLSVQEFLAALHVHQTFISSGVNLLEEQINTSRWFKTRAVTELYQSAVDKALQSPNGHLDLFLRFLLGLSLETNQTLLRGLLEPKQRRSQNNQETVEYIKEKISENLSAERSINLFHCLNELNDRSLVEEVQRSLRSGLLSTGKLSPAQWSALSFILLSSEEDLEVFDLQKYSASEEVLRRLLPVVKASKKAVLSGCNLSENICADLSSVLSSQSSSLTELDLSNNDLQDSGLEKLCPGLESPHCHLESLRLIGCNLSENICADLSSVLSSQSSSLTELDLSNNHLQDSGLKNLCPGLESPHCHLESLRLRDCNLSEDICADLSSVLSSQSSSLTELDLSNNHLQDSGLKKLCPGLESPHCHLESLRLSGCLISEQGCASLVSALSSNPSHLRELDLSYNHPGESAGKLLSRLEDPRWRLDTLRVEPAGQRFLTPGPWKYSCQLTIDTNTVNKCIKLSDNNRNMMFVWEDQSYPDHPDRFDVYTQLLCREVLMGHCYWEVQRRGDVTVSVSYRRISRKGNSGDCVFGMNDNSWSLNCYDDGRYRVYHNKRETSSSSSSSVSDRVAVYVDVPAGTLSFYSVSSDRLILLHTFNTTFTEPLYPGFWIGSGSSVSLC
- the LOC133457973 gene encoding NLR family CARD domain-containing protein 3-like isoform X4 yields the protein MDQCEDGEEGVPPSKTSLCGEQESRSKAQRNQPGPGPGPGPGPGPGPGPSCVSLKSDQSKDLDITFKGDQGSAVKRIHQKRDSLEHEPSCWSLKSDKSNDRLIGFKGDQLSSSERVDQQISEFPSGPSVQQHQTQLDSIFLLLEDNIVMFVKNELKKIQRVLSQDCPECLEHLLQGEDEEQRNSREAFVKITVNFLRRMKQEDLAERLQRNISAAVCKKRLKSKLKKKCQCVFEGIVKAGNPTLLKQIYTELYITEGGTGDVNDEHEVRQIEAASRKPDRAETTIRQEDIFKLPPGRDQPIRTVMMKGVAGIGKTVLTQKFTMDWAEGRTNQDIHFLLPFTFRELNVLRERKFSLVELVHHFFTETREICIFEEFQVVFIFDGLDESRLPLDFHNNEVVTDVTESTSVDVLLTNLIRGNLLPSARLWITTRPAAASQIPPECVSMVTEVRGFTNPQKEEYFRKRFREEEQTRRIISHIKTSRSLHIMCHIPVFCWITATVLEKVLETRQGGGLPKTLTEMYIHFLVFQAKLKKVKYDGGTETDPHWSPESRKMIKSLGKLAFEQLQKGNLIFYEPDLRECGIDVTEASVYSGVFTQIFREESSLYQDQVFCFIHLSVQEFLAALHVHQTFISSGVNLLEEQINTSRWFKTRAVTELYQSAVDKALQSPNGHLDLFLRFLLGLSLETNQTLLRGLLEPKQRRSQNNQETVEYIKEKISENLSAERSINLFHCLNELNDRSLVEEVQRSLRSGLLSTGKLSPAQWSALSFILLSSEEDLEVFDLQKYSASEEVLRRLLPVVKASKKAVLSGCNLSENICADLSSVLSSQSSSLTELDLSNNDLQDSGLEKLCPGLESPHCHLESLRLSGCLISEQGCASLVSALSSNPSHLRELDLSYNHPGESAGKLLSRLEDPRWRLDTLRVEPAGQRFLTPGPWKYSCQLTIDTNTVNKCIKLSDNNRNMMFVWEDQSYPDHPDRFDVYTQLLCREVLMGHCYWEVQRRGDVTVSVSYRRISRKGNSGDCVFGMNDNSWSLNCYDDGRYRVYHNKRETSSSSSSSVSDRVAVYVDVPAGTLSFYSVSSDRLILLHTFNTTFTEPLYPGFWIGSGSSVSLC